In Leucobacter sp. CX169, a single genomic region encodes these proteins:
- a CDS encoding glycoside hydrolase family 13 protein gives MTSEWWRTAAIYQIYPRSFADANGDGMGDLVGITSRLAALQELGIDAIWLSPFFTSPQKDAGYDVADYCDVDPLFGTLGDFDGLVASAHAQDIRVIVDLVPNHSSDAHKWFQSALAAAPGSAERGRYLFRDGLGERGERPPNNWQSVFGGPAWTRVTEADGTPGQWYLHLFDSSQPDFDWTNEEVREEFRRILRFWLDRGVDGFRVDVAHGMIKAEGLPDFTPPPASGSMGGGADDPDEGAASAPYWGQDEVHEIYRDWRTLLDEYPGDRVLAAEAWVNPLSRVAQWVRPDEMHQAFNFAYLETPWDANALRGVIDDSLAAFSSVGAPSTWVLSNHDVVRHATRLSLTVENPQGHGLGSRSLGLPEYAQGLQRARAATLLMLALPGSVYLYQGEELGLPEVTDLADGARQDPTWFRTLGERYGRDGCRVPLPWEASAPSYGFGPTDASWLPQPAQWAELARDVQQDDPESTLSLYRDALALRRAYGLGAGTLEWLPGFPEPVIAFRNGQVVVVANTGDVPVELPAGTLLRASGPLDGDRLPADTTAWLES, from the coding sequence ATGACTTCCGAATGGTGGCGCACTGCCGCGATCTACCAAATTTATCCGCGCTCGTTCGCTGACGCGAATGGCGACGGCATGGGCGACCTCGTCGGCATCACGTCGCGGCTTGCAGCGTTGCAGGAACTCGGCATCGACGCCATCTGGCTCTCGCCCTTCTTCACCTCACCGCAGAAGGACGCCGGCTACGACGTTGCCGACTACTGCGACGTCGACCCGCTCTTCGGCACCCTCGGCGATTTCGACGGCCTCGTAGCCTCGGCGCACGCGCAGGACATCCGGGTCATCGTCGACCTGGTCCCGAACCACTCCTCCGACGCGCACAAGTGGTTCCAGTCGGCGCTCGCCGCCGCGCCTGGCAGCGCCGAACGCGGGCGCTACCTTTTCCGAGACGGCCTCGGCGAGCGCGGCGAGCGACCGCCGAACAACTGGCAGTCCGTCTTTGGCGGGCCAGCATGGACCCGCGTGACCGAGGCTGACGGCACCCCGGGCCAGTGGTACCTCCACCTCTTCGACAGCTCGCAGCCCGACTTCGACTGGACGAACGAGGAGGTCCGCGAGGAGTTCCGTCGCATCCTGCGGTTCTGGCTCGATCGCGGTGTCGACGGCTTCCGTGTCGACGTCGCACACGGCATGATCAAGGCCGAGGGCCTGCCCGACTTCACTCCCCCGCCCGCAAGTGGCAGCATGGGCGGAGGCGCGGACGATCCCGACGAGGGTGCCGCCAGCGCTCCCTACTGGGGCCAGGACGAGGTCCACGAGATCTACCGGGACTGGCGCACCCTGCTCGACGAGTACCCCGGTGACCGCGTCCTCGCGGCCGAGGCATGGGTTAATCCCCTCTCTAGGGTTGCGCAGTGGGTGCGCCCCGACGAGATGCACCAGGCGTTCAACTTCGCGTACTTGGAGACTCCGTGGGACGCGAACGCCCTGCGCGGGGTCATCGACGACTCGCTCGCGGCGTTTTCGTCGGTGGGCGCTCCCTCCACCTGGGTGCTGTCGAATCACGACGTCGTCCGACACGCAACCCGCCTCTCGCTCACCGTCGAGAACCCCCAGGGCCACGGCCTCGGCTCCCGCTCGTTGGGACTTCCCGAGTACGCCCAGGGACTCCAACGTGCCCGCGCCGCCACCTTGCTGATGCTCGCGCTCCCCGGCTCGGTCTATCTCTATCAGGGCGAGGAGCTCGGGCTGCCCGAGGTCACCGACCTCGCCGATGGGGCCAGGCAGGATCCGACATGGTTCCGCACCCTCGGCGAGCGCTACGGCAGGGATGGCTGCCGCGTGCCCCTGCCGTGGGAGGCGTCCGCGCCCTCGTACGGCTTCGGCCCGACCGACGCCAGCTGGCTGCCGCAACCCGCTCAATGGGCCGAGCTTGCGCGGGACGTGCAGCAGGACGACCCCGAATCGACGCTCTCGCTCTATCGTGATGCCCTGGCCCTGCGGCGCGCATACGGGTTGGGAGCGGGCACCCTCGAGTGGCTGCCGGGGTTCCCAGAGCCCGTCATCGCGTTCCGCAACGGACAGGTCGTGGTTGTCGCCAACACCGGCGACGTGCCCGTCGAGCTCCCAGCCGGCACGCTCCTGCGGGCGAGCGGGCCGCTCGACGGCGACCGCCTCCCCGCCGACACGACCGCGTGGCTCGAGTCCTAG
- a CDS encoding LacI family DNA-binding transcriptional regulator, translated as MASIEEVARLAGVSTATVSRALSGRGHVSPASRAKVEVAAASLGYVVSSNASSLASGRTRNIGVVVPFLNRWFFSSVLEGAQQALIHRGYDLTLYNLAGDGRERASVFEHFLMRQRVDAVIAVSLELTEPEVARLHDLGKPLVGVGGPIPGVRTLMIDDVTVARLATEHLISLGHSRIAHIGGNLDLDLDFHLPTSRRAGYEAALTDAGITPDPRLLARADFTVAGGYHAAKQLLGTPHDRPTAIFAASDEMAIGSILAARDLGLAVPGDVSIVGIDDHDLADFFNLTTIAQFPRVQGEMAVEILMDELEPGSSTSPTLAPTALPFELRVRSSTARPLS; from the coding sequence ATGGCCAGCATCGAAGAGGTTGCGCGACTCGCGGGAGTCTCGACCGCGACGGTGTCGCGCGCGCTCAGCGGTCGCGGGCACGTGTCACCGGCGTCCCGAGCCAAGGTCGAGGTGGCCGCCGCGTCGCTCGGGTACGTCGTCTCGTCGAACGCGTCGAGCCTCGCTTCCGGGCGCACCCGCAACATCGGCGTCGTGGTGCCGTTCCTCAACCGCTGGTTCTTCTCCTCGGTGCTCGAGGGCGCGCAGCAGGCCCTCATTCATCGCGGCTACGACCTCACGCTGTACAACCTCGCCGGGGATGGCCGTGAGCGCGCGAGTGTCTTCGAGCACTTCCTCATGCGCCAACGCGTGGACGCGGTGATCGCCGTGTCGCTCGAGCTCACCGAGCCCGAGGTCGCGCGGCTGCACGACCTGGGCAAGCCGCTCGTCGGCGTCGGCGGGCCGATCCCCGGCGTGCGCACGCTGATGATCGATGACGTTACGGTCGCTCGCCTCGCGACCGAACACCTCATCAGCCTCGGCCACTCGCGCATCGCACACATCGGCGGCAACCTCGACCTCGACCTCGACTTCCACCTCCCGACGAGCCGGCGCGCCGGCTACGAGGCCGCGCTCACCGATGCCGGAATCACCCCCGATCCGCGGTTGCTCGCTCGTGCAGATTTCACGGTTGCCGGCGGTTATCACGCGGCGAAGCAGCTGCTCGGCACCCCGCATGACCGTCCGACCGCGATCTTTGCCGCCTCGGATGAAATGGCGATTGGATCGATTCTCGCCGCACGAGACCTCGGTCTCGCCGTGCCGGGTGACGTATCGATCGTGGGCATCGACGACCACGACCTCGCAGACTTCTTCAACCTCACGACGATCGCACAGTTTCCACGCGTGCAGGGCGAGATGGCCGTCGAGATCCTCATGGACGAACTCGAGCCCGGAAGTTCGACGTCCCCGACGCTGGCGCCCACCGCGCTGCCCTTCGAGCTGCGCGTGCGCTCGTCGACGGCCCGACCGTTGAGCTAA
- the recQ gene encoding DNA helicase RecQ translates to MLTGQDPAQILSQVFGYADFRGEQDEIIRHVTGGGDAVVLMPTGGGKSLCYQIPSIAREGTGIVISPLVALMHDQVAALRLAGVRAGALNSTMDAGEQRQVTEAYRAGELDLLYLAPERLSSPGTIEFLASGKIALFAIDEAHCVSQWGHDFRPDYLRLGALAERWPDVPRIALTATATPETHREITERLHLGAARHFVASFDRPNIRYRIGAKDQVRKQLLAFIRDEHAGEAGIVYALSRKSVEQTAKFLRDQGIDAVAYHAGLDASERMRAQTRFLREDGVVVCATVAFGMGIDKPDVRFVAHIDLPKSVEGYYQETGRAGRDGAPSDTWLAYGLADVVQQRRMIETGDGDVATKRNQSRHLDAMLALCETVACRRVFLLDYFGEHENTACGNCDVCLDPPVLWDATVPTQKLLSTILRTEREYGQRYGAGQHIDVLRGVASARASQIGLDKLSTWGIGQDLNATQWRGVARHSVATGLLASVGEWGVLTLTDESRAVLAGTAKVELREEVLAAKAPRAPKASAATLDLAPDQLERFERLRSWRAEEAREQGVPAYIVFGNETLKALSVHRPSTLEELGGISGIGEAKLERYGEAVLDVLAGLGEPAADLVAAAAPATAPAVAPARRQAPARQAPARPTVTSAPPADEAPFEFPDEPPYDPYDEPPYPG, encoded by the coding sequence GTGCTGACAGGGCAGGATCCGGCACAGATCCTCTCGCAGGTCTTCGGCTACGCCGATTTCCGGGGCGAGCAGGACGAGATCATCCGGCATGTGACCGGCGGCGGCGACGCCGTCGTGCTCATGCCGACCGGCGGCGGCAAGTCGCTGTGCTACCAAATTCCGTCCATCGCCCGCGAGGGCACCGGGATCGTTATCTCGCCGCTGGTCGCGCTCATGCATGACCAGGTGGCGGCCCTGCGCCTCGCCGGCGTGCGGGCCGGCGCCCTGAACTCGACGATGGACGCTGGCGAACAGCGCCAGGTCACCGAGGCGTACCGCGCGGGCGAGCTCGACCTGCTGTATCTCGCGCCCGAGCGCCTGTCATCGCCCGGCACCATCGAGTTTCTCGCCTCGGGCAAGATCGCGCTCTTCGCGATCGACGAGGCGCACTGTGTGTCGCAGTGGGGCCATGACTTCCGCCCGGACTACCTGCGCCTGGGTGCCCTGGCCGAGCGCTGGCCGGACGTCCCGCGCATCGCGCTGACCGCGACCGCGACCCCCGAGACGCACCGCGAGATCACCGAGCGGCTGCACCTCGGTGCGGCTCGCCACTTCGTCGCGAGCTTCGACCGCCCGAACATTCGCTACCGCATCGGGGCGAAGGACCAGGTGCGCAAGCAGCTGCTGGCGTTCATCCGTGACGAGCACGCGGGCGAGGCCGGCATCGTCTACGCCCTGAGCCGCAAATCAGTCGAGCAGACCGCGAAGTTCCTGCGCGATCAGGGTATTGATGCGGTCGCCTACCACGCGGGTCTCGACGCGTCCGAGCGCATGCGGGCGCAGACGCGCTTCCTGCGTGAAGATGGCGTCGTGGTGTGCGCCACCGTGGCGTTCGGCATGGGTATCGACAAGCCCGATGTCCGCTTCGTCGCGCACATCGACCTGCCGAAGTCGGTCGAGGGGTACTACCAAGAGACGGGCCGCGCCGGACGCGACGGCGCCCCCTCCGACACCTGGCTCGCTTACGGCCTCGCTGACGTGGTGCAGCAGCGCCGCATGATCGAGACGGGCGACGGCGACGTCGCCACGAAGCGCAACCAGTCTCGTCACCTCGACGCCATGCTCGCGCTCTGCGAGACGGTCGCCTGCCGCCGCGTCTTCCTGCTCGACTACTTCGGCGAGCACGAGAACACGGCCTGCGGAAACTGCGACGTTTGCCTCGATCCGCCGGTGCTCTGGGACGCGACCGTGCCGACCCAGAAGCTGCTCTCGACGATTCTGCGCACCGAGCGCGAGTATGGCCAGCGCTACGGGGCCGGTCAGCACATCGATGTCCTGCGTGGCGTCGCCTCGGCGCGCGCCAGCCAGATCGGGCTTGACAAGCTGAGTACCTGGGGCATTGGCCAGGACTTGAACGCGACCCAGTGGCGCGGGGTCGCCCGGCACAGCGTCGCCACCGGGCTGCTCGCCTCAGTGGGAGAGTGGGGCGTTCTCACCCTGACCGACGAGAGCCGTGCGGTGCTCGCCGGGACCGCGAAGGTCGAGCTGCGCGAGGAGGTCCTCGCGGCGAAGGCCCCGCGGGCGCCCAAGGCGTCCGCCGCGACGCTCGATTTGGCTCCGGATCAGCTCGAACGGTTCGAGCGCCTGCGCTCATGGCGCGCCGAAGAGGCGCGCGAGCAGGGCGTCCCCGCGTACATCGTGTTCGGCAACGAGACGCTGAAGGCGCTCTCAGTACACCGGCCGTCTACCCTCGAAGAACTCGGCGGCATCAGCGGCATCGGCGAGGCGAAGCTTGAGCGATATGGCGAGGCGGTGCTCGACGTGCTTGCCGGGCTCGGCGAGCCGGCCGCGGACCTGGTCGCAGCGGCTGCCCCGGCGACGGCTCCAGCGGTCGCCCCAGCGCGCAGGCAAGCCCCCGCGCGCCAAGCGCCCGCCCGGCCCACCGTCACGAGCGCGCCGCCCGCGGACGAGGCGCCCTTCGAGTTTCCGGACGAGCCGCCGTACGACCCCTACGACGAACCGCCCTACCCAGGCTGA
- the mca gene encoding mycothiol conjugate amidase Mca, giving the protein MTPRLIAVHAHPDDESSKGAATYAHYVDRGVEVLVISCTGGELGDILNELVARDPKSRRDLAGLRRDEMARAREILGFEHRWLGYRDSGLPEEGETVPPGSFAAIPIELSAEVLVRVVREFRPHVMITYNEIGGYPHPDHIRCHEISKFAYDFAGDPEVFPEAGEPWNIEKLYYEEIFNSERMRHVGELVREREPDSEIARQFAELEEWLGNRPYSATARVDVGDFFEKRDDALRAHASQVPPDSRFFFWPNDLQREAWPFEDYRLAASRVPTAEFEHDLFEGIKEE; this is encoded by the coding sequence ATGACCCCCAGACTGATCGCGGTGCACGCGCATCCTGATGACGAATCAAGCAAGGGCGCGGCGACCTACGCGCACTACGTCGATCGCGGCGTCGAGGTGCTCGTGATCAGCTGTACCGGCGGCGAACTCGGCGACATTCTGAACGAGCTCGTCGCTCGCGACCCGAAGTCGCGTCGAGACCTGGCGGGCCTCCGGCGTGATGAGATGGCTCGGGCGCGCGAGATCCTGGGCTTCGAGCACCGCTGGCTAGGCTATCGCGACTCAGGGCTCCCCGAGGAGGGCGAGACGGTACCGCCCGGATCCTTTGCGGCGATCCCGATCGAGCTCTCCGCCGAGGTGCTCGTGCGCGTCGTGCGCGAGTTCCGGCCCCACGTCATGATCACGTACAACGAGATCGGTGGCTACCCGCACCCCGATCACATTCGCTGCCACGAGATCAGCAAGTTTGCCTACGACTTCGCGGGCGACCCCGAGGTGTTCCCCGAGGCCGGCGAGCCCTGGAACATCGAGAAGCTGTACTACGAAGAGATCTTCAACTCCGAGCGCATGCGCCACGTCGGCGAGCTGGTGCGCGAGCGCGAGCCCGACTCCGAGATTGCCCGCCAGTTTGCCGAGCTCGAGGAGTGGCTGGGAAACCGGCCCTACAGTGCGACCGCCCGCGTCGATGTCGGCGATTTTTTTGAGAAGCGCGACGACGCGCTGCGCGCCCACGCGAGCCAGGTGCCGCCAGACAGCAGATTCTTCTTCTGGCCGAACGACCTACAGCGCGAGGCGTGGCCATTCGAGGACTACCGCCTGGCGGCCAGCCGGGTGCCCACCGCTGAGTTTGAACACGATCTGTTCGAGGGAATCAAGGAGGAGTAA
- a CDS encoding DUF4307 domain-containing protein, giving the protein MSVPAEAQAASLEDRYGTGRSRRLDKRIGYVAGGLLVAGGIAFLAFSGWNDSSKLEFRDLAHSMPDDRTVTVTFEVTAPPETTVLCAVEALNTSYATVGWKFTELPASSERTRTVTESLVTTNPATTGTVNHCWIPEQS; this is encoded by the coding sequence GTGTCAGTTCCAGCGGAAGCCCAGGCCGCGTCCCTTGAGGACCGCTATGGCACCGGGCGTTCTCGTCGACTGGACAAACGGATCGGATACGTCGCCGGCGGGTTGCTCGTCGCGGGCGGCATCGCGTTTCTCGCCTTCAGCGGATGGAACGATTCCTCGAAGCTCGAGTTCCGCGATCTGGCGCATTCGATGCCGGACGACCGGACGGTCACGGTGACCTTCGAGGTCACCGCACCGCCCGAGACAACCGTGCTCTGCGCCGTCGAGGCGTTGAACACCTCGTACGCCACGGTCGGCTGGAAGTTCACCGAGCTACCCGCCTCCTCAGAGCGCACGCGCACCGTCACGGAGTCGCTCGTGACGACCAATCCGGCAACAACCGGAACCGTCAACCACTGTTGGATCCCTGAGCAGTCCTGA
- the greA gene encoding transcription elongation factor GreA, whose translation MAALPTATWLTQEAFDRLQLELDELTGPRRTEIVKRIEAAREEGDLKENGGYHAAKDEQGKLEARIRDLGELLKHAVVRAAPESHGVVEVGTVISANVLGDPEKFLLGSRELAGDSGLDVYSAESPLGTAILGLKVGDESSYVAPNGKTIDVKILAVDTYAG comes from the coding sequence ATGGCCGCATTGCCCACAGCAACCTGGTTGACCCAGGAGGCGTTTGATCGTCTCCAGCTCGAGCTCGACGAGCTCACCGGACCGCGCCGTACCGAGATCGTGAAGCGCATCGAGGCTGCCCGCGAAGAGGGCGACCTCAAGGAGAACGGTGGCTATCACGCCGCCAAGGACGAGCAGGGCAAGCTTGAGGCGCGCATCCGCGACCTCGGGGAGCTGCTCAAGCACGCCGTCGTGCGCGCCGCGCCTGAGAGCCACGGCGTGGTCGAGGTCGGCACCGTCATCTCCGCAAACGTCCTCGGCGATCCCGAGAAGTTCCTGCTCGGCAGCCGCGAGCTCGCTGGCGATTCGGGCCTCGACGTCTACAGCGCGGAGAGCCCGTTGGGCACCGCGATCCTGGGCCTCAAGGTCGGCGACGAGTCCAGCTATGTCGCCCCGAACGGCAAGACGATCGACGTCAAGATTCTGGCGGTCGACACCTACGCTGGCTAG
- the ilvA gene encoding threonine ammonia-lyase, whose amino-acid sequence MTEAFRTPTLADFERARAIVERVTQPTPLESSRYLAEVLGVPKVYLKCENLQRTGAYKLRGAYNRLTQLSEAERAAGVVAASAGNHAQGVAFAARELGIKATIFMPRGVALPKLQATRNYGAEVVLEGDDFDACSAAAQAFVQATNGTFIAPFDDDAVIEGQGTVALEMLDVAPDIETLVVPIGGGGLISGVAVAAKLRARAEGRPMRVIGVQAENAAPYPPSIEAGHPVTIKTRSTIADGIAVARPGERNFALIREFVDEIVTVSDEDIARAILVLLERAKMVVEPAGAAGVAAMITGKIKATGVTATILSGGNIDPLLLQRVIGHGLAASDRYMKLRISLPDRPGQLARTAEIVSAANANVVEVLHTRHGTGLPISDVELELHVETRGTEHGEELLRILRAEGYEVRIGERY is encoded by the coding sequence ATGACCGAAGCGTTCCGCACGCCGACACTGGCCGACTTTGAGCGGGCGCGCGCGATTGTGGAGCGGGTCACGCAGCCGACTCCGCTCGAGTCGTCGCGCTACCTGGCCGAGGTGCTCGGGGTACCCAAGGTGTACCTCAAGTGCGAGAACCTGCAGCGCACGGGGGCGTACAAGCTCCGCGGCGCGTACAACCGCCTGACCCAGCTGAGCGAGGCAGAGCGGGCCGCAGGTGTCGTCGCCGCGTCCGCCGGGAACCACGCCCAGGGCGTTGCCTTCGCGGCGCGTGAGCTCGGAATCAAAGCCACCATCTTCATGCCGCGCGGTGTCGCGCTGCCCAAGCTGCAGGCGACCCGGAACTACGGCGCCGAGGTCGTGCTCGAGGGAGACGACTTTGATGCGTGCAGCGCCGCGGCGCAGGCATTTGTGCAGGCGACGAACGGAACCTTCATCGCGCCGTTCGACGACGATGCGGTCATCGAGGGTCAGGGCACGGTTGCACTAGAGATGCTCGACGTCGCCCCGGACATCGAGACGCTCGTCGTCCCGATCGGCGGCGGCGGGCTGATCTCGGGCGTCGCGGTCGCCGCGAAGCTGCGCGCCCGCGCCGAAGGACGCCCGATGCGCGTCATCGGGGTGCAGGCGGAAAACGCCGCCCCGTACCCGCCCTCGATCGAGGCCGGGCACCCGGTCACGATCAAGACCCGCTCGACGATCGCCGATGGTATTGCCGTTGCGCGACCCGGAGAGCGCAACTTCGCACTGATCCGCGAGTTCGTGGACGAGATCGTCACCGTGAGCGACGAGGACATCGCTCGCGCGATCCTCGTCCTGCTCGAGCGCGCGAAGATGGTCGTCGAGCCGGCCGGCGCGGCAGGGGTCGCCGCAATGATCACGGGGAAGATCAAGGCGACGGGCGTCACCGCGACGATTCTGTCGGGCGGCAACATCGACCCGCTGCTCCTGCAGCGCGTGATCGGCCACGGCCTCGCCGCCTCCGATCGCTACATGAAGCTGCGCATCTCGCTGCCCGACCGCCCGGGCCAGCTCGCGCGCACCGCCGAGATCGTGTCGGCCGCGAACGCGAACGTGGTCGAGGTGCTGCACACCCGGCACGGCACGGGGCTGCCCATCAGCGATGTCGAGCTCGAGCTGCACGTCGAGACGCGCGGCACCGAGCACGGTGAGGAGCTGCTGCGCATCCTGCGCGCCGAGGGCTACGAGGTCCGGATCGGCGAGCGCTACTAG
- a CDS encoding AI-2E family transporter: protein MNDSPSVEPSAETPAQQDPGANAASALPLGVRIAAAWSWRLILIAAAAAVFIWLIVQVRFIVIPVLVAILLTALLAPIVHRFVKWGLPRWMGVLTALVALLSAVSMLVFLIVTQFRSGFSDLAKRSAGAINDLAHWLESGVLGLSAEQVQDYIDKLVTSIQADSGVIWSGALSVGTTVTQVIAGMLLTLFSLIFLLIDGKRIWYWVLGFLPAGAHAAIDGAGRSGWVSVGQYVRVQIFVAFVDAVGIGIGAAVLQVPLAIPLAVLVFLGSFIPFLGAIVTGALAAFVALVYNGPVNALIMLGVVVLVNQVEGHILQPLVMGNAVRVHPLGVVLAVSTGALVGGIPGALFAVPLVASANSIVNYLVSGKWKGEPDPVAAFHADYKREHDVRARARRIKRLISKEETE from the coding sequence GTGAATGATTCACCGTCAGTGGAACCCAGCGCCGAGACGCCTGCCCAGCAGGATCCGGGGGCAAATGCTGCCAGCGCGCTGCCGCTCGGGGTGCGCATCGCCGCCGCCTGGTCCTGGCGCCTGATCTTGATCGCCGCGGCCGCGGCCGTGTTCATCTGGCTCATCGTCCAGGTGCGGTTCATCGTCATTCCGGTGCTGGTCGCGATCCTGCTCACCGCCCTGCTCGCGCCGATCGTGCATCGCTTCGTGAAGTGGGGGCTGCCGCGATGGATGGGCGTGCTGACGGCCCTCGTGGCGTTGCTCAGCGCGGTCTCGATGCTCGTCTTCCTCATCGTCACCCAGTTCCGCAGCGGCTTCTCGGACCTCGCGAAGCGATCCGCCGGCGCCATCAACGACCTCGCGCACTGGCTGGAGAGCGGCGTGCTGGGCCTGAGCGCCGAGCAGGTGCAGGACTACATCGACAAGCTCGTCACCTCGATTCAGGCCGACTCCGGTGTGATCTGGAGCGGGGCGCTATCGGTCGGCACGACGGTCACCCAGGTGATCGCGGGGATGCTCCTCACCCTCTTCAGCCTCATCTTCCTACTCATCGACGGCAAGCGCATCTGGTACTGGGTGCTGGGCTTCCTCCCCGCGGGCGCACACGCCGCGATCGATGGCGCAGGCCGCTCCGGCTGGGTCTCGGTCGGGCAGTACGTCCGTGTGCAGATCTTCGTCGCGTTCGTCGACGCGGTCGGCATCGGCATCGGCGCTGCAGTGTTGCAGGTCCCGCTCGCGATCCCGCTCGCCGTGCTCGTCTTCCTCGGCTCGTTCATCCCGTTCCTGGGAGCGATCGTGACGGGGGCTCTGGCCGCCTTCGTCGCGCTCGTCTACAACGGCCCGGTCAACGCGCTCATCATGCTGGGCGTCGTCGTATTGGTGAACCAGGTTGAAGGGCACATCCTGCAGCCGCTCGTCATGGGCAACGCGGTGCGCGTGCACCCGCTCGGCGTCGTGCTCGCGGTGTCCACCGGCGCGCTGGTCGGCGGCATCCCCGGCGCGCTCTTCGCCGTGCCGCTTGTCGCCTCGGCGAACTCGATCGTCAATTATCTGGTGTCGGGGAAGTGGAAGGGCGAGCCGGATCCGGTCGCCGCGTTCCACGCCGATTACAAACGCGAGCACGATGTGCGGGCGAGAGCCCGCCGCATCAAACGCTTGATCTCCAAGGAGGAAACAGAATGA
- a CDS encoding winged helix-turn-helix domain-containing protein, translating into MRDSLTPSEARRIALAAQGFAGTPRLRARRPFDPALERLHVLQIDSVNVFARSHYLPVFSRHGEYSAEALDTLLWKSGDFTEYWAHEAAFIAVNDRPLFAWRMDDYRARHLREGFLEAHGATLARVRSALADGGPQFVRELEEGPRESRGPWWDWSDTKLAVERLFAWGEVVSAGRERFERRYALAERALPESALAQPPSRADAQRTLVERAARSLGVATLADLADYHRLKVAEARVAARALEDAGTLVPVAVAGWTTPGGTPLPAWMHRDARVPARLAPDALLTPFDPVCWFRPRTERLFDFHYRIEIYTPKEQRRYGYYCLP; encoded by the coding sequence ATGCGCGACTCCCTGACCCCGTCCGAGGCCCGCAGGATCGCGCTCGCCGCGCAGGGCTTTGCGGGCACGCCGAGGCTGCGCGCGAGGCGCCCGTTCGACCCGGCGCTCGAGCGACTGCACGTGCTGCAGATCGACTCGGTCAACGTCTTCGCCCGCAGCCACTACCTGCCGGTATTCTCGCGCCACGGCGAATATTCGGCCGAGGCGCTCGATACGCTCCTCTGGAAAAGCGGTGACTTCACCGAGTACTGGGCGCACGAGGCCGCGTTCATCGCGGTCAACGATCGCCCGCTCTTTGCCTGGCGCATGGACGACTATCGGGCCCGGCACCTGCGGGAGGGCTTTCTCGAGGCACACGGGGCGACGCTCGCCCGCGTGCGCTCCGCCCTGGCGGACGGCGGGCCCCAGTTCGTGCGCGAGCTCGAGGAGGGCCCGCGCGAGTCACGTGGCCCCTGGTGGGACTGGAGCGACACGAAGCTCGCGGTGGAGCGCCTGTTCGCCTGGGGCGAGGTGGTGTCCGCGGGCCGAGAGCGGTTCGAACGCCGCTACGCCCTCGCCGAGCGCGCGTTGCCGGAGTCGGCCCTCGCCCAGCCGCCAAGCCGGGCCGACGCGCAGCGCACACTCGTCGAGCGCGCCGCCCGCTCGCTGGGGGTCGCGACCCTCGCCGACCTGGCCGACTACCACCGTCTCAAGGTCGCCGAGGCTCGCGTCGCGGCACGCGCGCTCGAGGATGCGGGGACGCTCGTCCCCGTCGCGGTAGCGGGCTGGACGACTCCTGGGGGCACGCCGCTTCCGGCGTGGATGCACCGGGACGCGCGAGTGCCCGCCCGGCTCGCGCCCGACGCGCTGCTCACCCCGTTCGACCCGGTCTGCTGGTTCCGCCCGCGCACCGAGCGCCTCTTCGATTTTCACTACCGCATCGAGATCTACACCCCGAAAGAACAGCGCCGATATGGCTACTACTGCCTCCCCTGA